A genomic segment from Acipenser ruthenus chromosome 5, fAciRut3.2 maternal haplotype, whole genome shotgun sequence encodes:
- the LOC117402207 gene encoding leucine-rich repeat neuronal protein 4-like: protein MFLFLSSVLVMSVFWEAKCNQASSNTSFFPEVHGGLWSLDLSNRNLSSSDISCGTFKHLQLKYLNLSNNHLVMFPLCLPATLKVLDLSNNNISELTDHSFQDLLDLHTLILSHNIIIQVLLNTTLNLKVLDLSYNQLVSLPVTTNWTNLTYLSIAENQIENVYLNDLNTFQSLEHLNLAGNPLAYFNTSGRADVSASNLIELDIRKTNITMNFKNTSSLNTGNSKIFNILQQLRFLSIGNCSLSTVDSTNTSSSTTTGNDNESVVNCELGLRLLLSDPGKNLEKYKATTSASIQNALDNIGTIRTDGTAISPVKETTKSAASETTRGMTTETTPVTAVTYTYVVQEKTTSTRTNGTPTSANSESTKAAASETTKTATETKIAASATPKAATESTKHRPLSKPTIPFEVFDYHYESDLPSKHDQFNPQLVPCDYDPCRDRQMPCLDLQKLHKCLCPGMSTAATRPNPPTLKAAAEITYTSANIHWCAPYSTVSEYQLKVEREDRLVHLNDHIHETFRRFTLYGLPAGTTHRVCVAAKNKAGTSEDVCTTFKTEHDYTIFMYAFATATGLLLLVVIILAVCLYKRSKNPPPQLPYLTNSISIQNPAFSHPMGKYDFSNNI, encoded by the exons atgttcctGTTTCTCAGCTCCGTTCTGGTTATGTCTGTGTTTTGGGAAGCTAAGTGCAACCAAGCAAGTAGCAACACCTCTTTCTTCCCTGAAGTACATGGCGGCCTGTGGTCCCTTGACCTTTCCAATAGAAACCTGAGCTCTAGCGACATTTCTTGTGGGACATTTAAGCATTTACAATTAAAATACCTCAATCTCTCAAACAACCACCTTGTGATGTTCCCTCTCTGTTTGCCAGCAACCCTAAAAGTCCTGGATTTAAGCAACAACAACATTTCAGAGCTTACAGACCACAGTTTTCAAGACCTTTTGGATTTGCATACTTTGATATTAAGTCACAACATCATCATACAGGTTTTGTTGAATACAACTTTGAACCTAAAGGTTTTGGATCTCAGTTACAATCAGCTTGTATCATTGCCAGTGACAACAAACTGGACCAACCTCACTTACTTGTCCATTGCAGAAAACCAAATAGAAAATGTTTATCTAAATGATTTAAACACTTTCCAATCCCTTGAGCATCTGAACCTCGCAGGAAATCCGCTTGCATATTTTAACACATCAGGCAGGGCAGATGTTTCTGCAAGCAACCTCATTGAGCTGGACATAAGGAAAACCAATATAACAA TGAacttcaaaaacacaagttcactGAACACTGGAAACTCCAAGATTTTCAACATTTTGCAGCAGTTGAGATTCCTCTCCATTGGAAA CTGCAGTCTGAGCACAGTCGACTCAACAAATACAAGTTCTTCAACTACGACCGGAAATGACAATGAAAGCGTAGTTAATTGTGAGCTTGGGCTCCGTTTGCTTCTGTCTGATCCTGGCAAGAATCTTGAAAA GTATAAAGCAACCACAAGTGCCAGTATACAGAATGCACTAGACAATATTGGAACTATCAGAACAGATGGGACAGCCATTTCACCAGTTAAAGAGACAACAAAATCTGCAGCTTCAGAAACTACTAGAGGAATGACTACAGAGACTACACCAGTGACGGCAGTCACTTACACATATGTGGTACAAGAAAAAACTACATCTACAAGAACAAACGGGACACCCACTTCCGCAAATTCAGAGTCTACAAAAGCTGCAGCTtcagaaacaacaaaaacagcaacaGAGACTAAAATAGCAGCTTCAGCCACCCCAAAAGCAGCTACAGAGAGCACCAAACACAGACCGCTGAGCAAGCCCACCATTCCATTTGAAGTATTTGATTATCACTATGAGTCTGATTTACCATCTAAACATGATCAATTTAATCCTCAATTGGTGCCATGTGACTATGACCCCTGTAGAGACCGTCAAATGCCTTGCTTGGACCTGCAGAAGCTGCATAAATGCTTATGCCCAGGAATGTCTACAGCCGCTACACGGCCAAACCCACCAACACTCAAAGCAGCAGCTGAGATTACATATACATCTGCCAACATCCACTGGTGTGCTCCTTATTCTACTGTAAGTGAGTACCAGCTTAAGGTAGAACGAGAAGACAGACTAGTGCATCTGAATGATCACATTCACGAAACGTTTAGAAGGTTTACTTTGTACGGGCTTCCAGCTGGCACAACACACCGTGTCTGTGTTGCAGCAAAGAACAAAGCAGGAACCTCTGAAGATGTATGCACTACATTCAAAACTGAACACGATTATACAATATTCATGTATGCCTTCGCCACAGCTACAGGTTTACTTCTGCTTGTTGTAATCATACTGGCAGTATGTCTGTACAAGAGGTCTAAAAATCCACCTCCCCAACTTCCATACCTTACAAACTCGATCTCTATACAGAACCCAGCATTCAGCCACCCGATGGGGAAGTATGATTTTTCAAATAACATATAA